The Micropterus dolomieu isolate WLL.071019.BEF.003 ecotype Adirondacks linkage group LG14, ASM2129224v1, whole genome shotgun sequence DNA segment AAGCGGATGCTCCCTGCACCTGTGCCCACTAAGTTACATGATATGGTGACCATGAAAACAACGTGAAGCTCTCAGATGAACGCCTTTGAAGCAACATACAAGACAATGCTCTCCAACAACATCTCTGTAAGACCAAATTTCATCTTCAAATCCATTtagtgatgtctgtgtgttatgtCTAGCTATGTTTCTTTAACCTGCTGCACTCGgatctctcttgcaaaagacaGCTTGATCTCACTTGATCTCACCCTGCTTAAATAAAAAAGTTGTACATATAAATGAGGGAATGTCTTGTGGAGGAATGTTGTTAATCTCTCCAATAGAGGTCCACAGACTCCATACTAAGAcacttcatgttggtttttcctttaatttgtcacccaaCTGTATGTAACAATCCACAATGTCTAATTAAAATGTCTAAcactaagctaacgttacatgattCAGGTCACGTTGGCATGTTTCTACGGGCCAAACGATTAACGTTAATAGAATATAAAGAAAATTTAACAGATGATCGGTGATGTCTAAATTAACTTGCCACTAAACTGATGGTGTTGCTTTAACGTGAGAACTATTAATGTTTAGCTCACATAGCAATATAATGTTACAATAGGAAAACGAGTGGGAAGTTATCCAAACTACTCTCGTTTAGGAACTTAGCATACACCATGTGCTCGTCTCTTTTGCAAGATTAACGAGTTCCTCGGCTATTCCCTAACAACAGGATTACCTCCTGCTTCTGCGTCCGTACCCTCCATATCTGCGTGGCGGAGCCCCTCTCCGGCTGTACATTGAGTCCGGAGGCCGTCCGTAGCGTGCCATCTGCACCCGGAGCTCCCGTCCGTCGAGCAGCGCGCCGTCCATAGCGTCCATGGCGTCCTCGGCGTCTCGCTTGTCGAGGAACCGCACGAAGGCGAACCCGCGGCTCTCCTTGGTGTACCTGTCCCGGGGGATATACACGTCTCCTACGCGGCCATACTTCTCAAAAACTCGACGCAGAGTCTCCGGCGATGTTCGGTAAGTGAGGTTGTCCACTTTCAGGGAGGTCATCCCCTCAACGTCTGGCGGCGGCCTTCCGTAGCTCATGTCTTCGTCTCCAACCAACAGACTAGACCAGTTAAACCGAAAGCCGTTAGTCCCTACCGTTTAGCAAAACAGCTACTGTTAGCTTATAAATGTCCACTTGGTGTATTTAATACAAACTCGAGCAGATTTGTAGATTTGTATGGCCCTGGACGTCGTTTCTAACGCGCTACTTTCACGTGAAATGGCGGCAATAAAGCTTCCTTCCCCCCTCTCTTTGCGCCCGTGTGGTTGGccctctctgattggctgcttgACTGTTCCCATTAACCGCACACTGCCCCCTACCGACAGGGAGTCGCTATAAACGCAGTGTTGGACCAATATTCTGTCTTTGTTCCGTTTagtttcattaaaaatatactAGCTATTTCTCTTGAATTAACGGGTGTTTTTCTACCTTATCAAACCCAGAGTTCATTGCTTTGACATGTTTAACAGCTGGCCCTACTTGAAGCTTGTAATATAATAGCTAGACTCTTCTTTAGTGTCGGTTGGCACACCAGCTTCATGGCGACAGCATTCCCCGTTGTTAGGTTAAATTGTTAAGTTTTCACCGGCATGTCCACTCATGTCCGGAGGGGTAACGTTTCTTCTCCAGAGAGCCGTCCTCTCTGCACTGCAGTCAgcgctacacacacacatttggcgTAGGAAGGTCACGTTACAAAGCGGGTCGGCACTAGCTGCTGGAGAGAGGAGGACTGCGCAAAAACCACGGCCCGGATTTGTGCCTGGCTGACGTCATGTGGAGCCACAGACCTCTTTGACAGAAGCCAGCAAGGAGAAGCGCCGGGGACCAACATCCAGGGGGCTGGGAGATGTCGGCGAGCACATCGCTGTTTTGAGCCACACACTCGCCCGCGAGGTGAAGCCAGGCACGGACATTTCGCTTAGCTCGATTGCGGTGCACCGCGAGAGCGCTTATCCGATATTAAAGGGACGCGAGCGGCTGTTTTCTGCCTCAAAACGAGCCGCACTGTTGACCAGGGAGGGATAAGCAGCCAGAAAACAACTACTAATCCCCAGCACGGTCACATTCACGGCGGGGCTCGGACCCGACAGAAATGTACAGGGCAGCACGAACTGGATTAAATGATAGGGAATAAAGGAGACGCCGCGAACAAAGCGAGCCAGAAGTGTTATGCCCGTTAACCCGTGTAGTCTTCATTTGACTGGAAATGGGAGCTTTAACAAGCAGACAGAACATAGGCGTGGAAGAAGTGGACATTCCGTCCAATTCGGTGTACCGCTATCCGCCGAAATCTGGTAAGTCACCGAACAACAGGTCAGGCCGGGGGGCGGGGGTATCAGTTGCACGCGTCAAAGCTTTCTGCAGATGATTTATTGTGTGCTTCGTgttggggaaatgaaaagtagCTTAGATAtcatcaccatcaaaaccatcaccATCTTACCTTGTAGCTGACAGGCCTACAGGAGCAGCTACCTGTGGAGAGAGGGGAGGACCAATGCCTGATTTCTCTAAGCTGCCTTTCAACTTAATTCCCCCTTAACAAATTCACAATATTACTTCATGCtcttttataacattttatcatgtattctgtttattatttatcatgtatttatttctggcACTGGAGCATTGTCATTGTCCATGGAGGGATACTGACTGACAGCATGAATTGTGAATCCCCCCTGATTATCTACATTTTTCATCTATTTGCAGAGTGTCAGAGACAGTGCTGGGTTGGCTCTTATCTTGGTACTTCTATTAGCAGGGCAGCTGGACTGCTGATGGCATCATAAATGCCTCAGTCTGTAAAATGAAGAAGTTACAATGGATCCCAAGaggatgaaaataaaaagatcaCTCTATCAGTATCACCATCAGAAGTTATTGGTGGGTTCACTGTAAAGTTAAACTAAATAAAGTAGGACTGCAACCaattgttattttaattgtCTTAGAGCAGAGGTAGATGTCATCAAAGTCTTTAGTTTATAAGGATATAAAACAGTAAAGCAGATcttcacattttagaagctggaaATACAGAAGGTTTGGCATTTTCAAAATTGCtgattattttataaaatgattaATCTACAGCTAATTTAGCATTCATGTAGAGACAAATAATGACAAATCTCTTTCCATGGCatcaaatgtcattattttttcaaaatcagaACTATGGTTGCAACAAACAatctttttcattattaatctTTCAGTAATTTTTTGTATGAATATGTTCAATTTTACATGTTattgaataatgaattgtttcatcagtaaaataaaaaaaatgttggccAATTGCCCAGACCCCGATGTGACATCTTCAAACTGTTGgttattcagttttattataaCAGAAGATTATGAAAAccatttttaaaatgctttaaaggtTCATGTTACCAAATTTCAGGTATCATATTGGCACCTGTATCAAAGCATGTCAAAAATTCCAaacctttctctctgtttacacCCTGTTGACCCAACTCTGTCCATTCGGACCTCAAACTGACCCATGTGTTTCCAATCTGTCCTGTTATTGTTCTTCTATGTGACATTTTCTGATTGCAGCGCTGTGTTCAGCTCCCTACCAGGGTTTAGCGGTAATCTAAAAATCACATTGCGAAGAAATAATGTAATTGCTTTTCAATTCTAGTGTGAGCAAAGACATAAAGTAAATTAGAATCTCTCACAAAATGAGACCTGGAACAGAAACAGGGAATATAACCAGACTTTTATTGTCATGTGTCAGGCTATAGTTTTCGGTTTAGAGTGATATCAAATGAAGAAAGGATGCAAGGGAAGGAACAATGTTGATTTGTGGCTGCCATTAGGTCCCTTCTCACCACACTTTAGCTAAATTAGTGACAGCCTGTATGAATTTATGATATAACAATCCTGGTGGCAGCCTGAAGGGGACAAAGGTGGCCACGATGGCTGCTGGTGAAACCGATCTCTCAGCCCTAGTTCCTGTGTGTGGGATCTAGTGACTAACCCTTGGCCCAGCTCGTCTCTCCCACCtgctgtaaataataataaggtgATGAAGAGtccgagaaagagagagtgttgTCACTGAGGTTTTTTTTAGTTCATGATATGTcacgttatttttttttttacagtttgaaaGGTCAGAGCATCCAAACCAAAGTGTTACAGAAGACTAAACAGACCAGTAGATACACGACTTGCCTGTCCGGCATGCATTTAAAGACTCAGAACCACCATTACAGTCTTATGATATTAGCAAACCCTGTGATTAAAAGGCACAACGTCTATTTAGTCTTGTCATTGGTCCAGAGTCTGGGTAAACAGGTGGAGCAGCTGCAGGTCCAATAACAACTCAGAATGCCCTCAATAATCCCTTTCAGGGCTTCGTTCATCTTCTTGAAATAAGGAAAGAAAATCCTTTTTCCATTTCTACTCTTACCTTGATGATTTGAGGAAATCATTGCTTTAGGATGGAGATCAGGCAGTTTGATCTTAAATGGCTGATGCAGTAACTGGAGGTATCTGTGCATAATGGTGCCAACAAAATAATGGTTGACATATTTCAGGGAgatgttaatgttttatatcAGTGAATTGCCAGATGGGTAGAATTTACAACTGTCTGTTATTGGACCCTAAAGTCTTATTTTCTTATAACAAGTGAAAAAAAGCATAATCTAAGTAgaacagttttcattttttcaacTTTGCCATTAAAGTAAAGCCTGATAATAAAACTCTTTGGAGCTGAAAACACTGGAAATGAGGGAAGAATTTCAGGTGTTAGGAAGCTAATAAAAATCAGCAAGTTTAAATATTTACCAGAATCAGGTGTCATGTCCTTGATACTATTGTGCAGAGATTTGTCTTATTTTGCATTCATTTCTAGCaaatttgtatttctttaaagggaaaaatgttgaaaacaaatgttactttttaaattttctatctattttttttcctcaaaaCAAACATCATTAACTTAGACATGTTTATGCTCACCACTAAGTCCTTTGTCAACAGTTTTTTGTAATCTCAGATGATGTGATTTATTTTGAGTTCCGTGTGTTTAAAAGTGAGTCTCTCTGTGTGCAGGGAGTTACTTCGCGAGCCATTTCATCATGGGGGGAGAGAAGTTTGACTCCACCCATCCGGAGGGTTACCTGTTTGGGGAAAACACAGACCTTAACTTCCTGGGGACCAGACCTGTGGCGGTAGGTATtttcacacacagctgtcttAAATGTGTGTTGTTCTGGAGCTGTCAGTCACATCACACGATCTTCCAGAGTTTGCCCAGTTGTCAAGGAATTGCATTTTTTGTTAGTAAGTTGTAAGTTGCGAGTGAATGTTTTTGTCAACTgttgtttccaaggtcaagaatgaactttcagtCTCAACATTAAACTGAATTGTATGaagattaaaatatatataatgaagAAAGGTTCTTGGCCTGCATCTAactagtatttttattttcgATTAATCTATCCatcattttataaatttttattGATCTACAAAATATCCCAAAAGATCCAAAGGGCGTCTTCAAAATTGCTCGTTTTATTCGACCAGCAGTCCAAAatcaaatatattcaatttacacagatttaaagcagagaaaagcaggaCATCCTCTCattgagaagaaaaaaacagcatttttttgGGCATTTTTACTTGATAAATCACTTCATtgtcaaaataattaattaataattaatcgACCACTCGTTTTATCATCAAAAAGTGCAGCGGTCTCTTTCTCATTAAACTGGAGCTGATACATTTCTGCAGCTGTGACTCCTACAGTGGCAATTAACAGGCTTTCAGGCTGTGACTGATTGAAATTTATTCGTCTCATCCTGACAAATTAACTAAAAGTGAAATGACAGACTGCAGGCTGTGCAATGCGTACCGCGAGGCTGATAAGCGACGGTTCGTCCTTGAGGCTTTGCTCAACCTAATCATGAACCTGAAGGTCAAACTAATGAGCGCTGCAGATCAAAAAGAGCTCAGGTccggagaggaaagagaggattCGACACAGACTGAAAGACTCGGAAGGAGTTAAAGTATTTGACTAAGTGAAGCTGATACGGAGAGACTCCATCACTCTGTGTACTAACCTCAGTCGCACTGCTGTTTCCGTCTAGACTGGGGCTAAAATTAGGAGTGCAGTTTTTCTCCCGATTATGTGGGTGTTTATAATCCTCGTGTGGGCACAGGATTCAGCTGGtgatggtgtgttttttttttcttcttgtatgTGTGACTGAAGCTTTAACCAGCATTATATAATGTTTGGTGGTTTCTTAACAGATGGTGCCGTGGAATCATAAAACCAACCGCAGTTGTTGTGTTCTCGGTCCTCTGCCACCGCTCTACAAATATGATAATGGTTGGGCTATATTTAGAGGTTTTCAGAAACTCCTGCCCAAAGCACACTGATAGACAAAATAGATTTTTAGCTAGCGTTgctctatggatggcaatgtctgTTGGTCCAtccaccactttgatccagactgaaatatctcaaactattggatggattgccatgaaatccTGTACAAATAgtccccagaagatgaatcctactgacttaggtgatcccctgactttacCTATTGCACCACGATGAGATTGACATTTTTGggtttttgaaaaatgtcttaACAAATATTAGAAGGGTTACCATGAAActtggttcagacattcatgttccccacagGATAAATTGTAATAGCTTTTCACATCTGGGGACCTGAGGTCTGTGAGCCAATTGGAAGACAGTAGGTTCCTCAGGCATGATGTGCATTTCTTCCTTTTCTGCCAAAAAAGTATAAAAGCCTGAAGGCCTACGTTTACGGTTAACTGTACTTAACTTCTGtgtaaaaaagaacaaaagtgaCATAAAACATCCAAGAAAGCCACACAAAAGAATGAAAGGTAGTATTACTGGGCAGATATAACTTTATCTTAAGTCTTTTATAAAGATATAACTAACTATTACTAATATTAGCAAGGTGTGGAAGAATAGATCAAACTTAACGATAACATTAAACGTTATTCACTAAGATTAGCTTGTTATCAggtgattttgtgtttgtctttaacacctaaaacactacaacaaagaatatttagaaacatttttaccTGAAAAATTTACATTAACGCAGCTGTCTTGAGTGGAGAAACTGACTAAACAAAAGGGGAAAACGACAGCTAAAGGAAGTGACTTATTATCAGATGTtaccatgctaacatgttaaat contains these protein-coding regions:
- the srsf2a gene encoding serine and arginine rich splicing factor 2a isoform X1; amino-acid sequence: MSYGRPPPDVEGMTSLKVDNLTYRTSPETLRRVFEKYGRVGDVYIPRDRYTKESRGFAFVRFLDKRDAEDAMDAMDGALLDGRELRVQMARYGRPPDSMYSRRGAPPRRYGGYGRRSRSRSASPRRRRRSRSRSRSRSRSRSRSRHHYSRSRSRSYSRSRSRSKSKSKSKSRTPRRSKSKSPSRSRSRSRSKSRSRTPPSNRGSKSRSRSKSKSRPKSPEDNGAEC
- the srsf2a gene encoding serine and arginine rich splicing factor 2a isoform X2, with the protein product MSYGRPPPDVEGMTSLKVDNLTYRTSPETLRRVFEKYGRVGDVYIPRDRYTKESRGFAFVRFLDKRDAEDAMDAMDGALLDGRELRVQMARYGRPPDSMYSRRGAPPRRYGGRSASPRRRRRSRSRSRSRSRSRSRSRHHYSRSRSRSYSRSRSRSKSKSKSKSRTPRRSKSKSPSRSRSRSRSKSRSRTPPSNRGSKSRSRSKSKSRPKSPEDNGAEC